TATAAATATTGACTCTTCAGTACAAGTTGTGAAATAATTAACCGGGCGGTGTTACGGGCAGTAGTAGTTTGCAAACGTTTTTCATTGAATCAGTTTTTCATCAAATCAAAGGAGGTTTTAATATGGAAGCTATTAAAAGCTATTTAAATGACTTAAAAAAAGCTTCAAAAAACGCTAAGTTATTTATGTTAACTAACATTTTATATGGTATCTTGCTAGGAGCAACTTGGACAGGTCTAGGTATAGTGATTGAAAACTCATTTAGTCCAGCAGTACTAGGTACAGCCTTTGCTATGCATACTTTAGGTATGGCTGTTGCATCAGTTCCTGTAGGTACAGGTGCTAACAAATTTGGTTATAAACCTGTGTTAATGGCTGGTACTATTATTGGTTCATTGTGTCTTATTTTAAATGGATTTATAAATAATGTAATTATTCTTTATGTATTAAACTTTATTTTTGGTTTATCCCAAGGTGTTTACGAAGTGTTACCGGCTCCTTGTATAACTGCAAATACAGGTGAAAAAGAAAGGTCTTCAATAATGTCTGTTATGTACGGACTATATTGGTTAGCAGTTGTTATTATTACTAAGACATCAGGAAATCTAGTAGAATTCTTCCAAAGCAAATATGGAGTTAGTGAATTAGTTGCATACAAATACTATACTTTTGCTGCTGCCATTATAGGAGCATTAGGAATATTCAGTATTTTAGCAATGGATGAAGTTAAAGATAAGAATAAAGTTAATATAAATACTAAAAAATCTTCGTTTATAGAAGATTTCAAAATGGTCGCAAATAAGGAAGTTATTCTTTACTTAGTATACATGGGATTCATAGGACTAGGTGCTGGATTATTCTGTCCATTCTTTGCTAACTTCTTTAAAAATGGATTAAAATTAGATCCTACTACAGTAGGTAACATATTATCTGTTCAATATTTCGCAATGGTTATTGGTATGTTTATTTGTCCCTTACTTGTAAAGAAACTTGGTAGAGTTGTAACTCTAGGTGGTGCATCTTTAGCATCAGTTCCATTTATGTTAATTATAGTAAACTCAGACCAATTTGGTTCTGCTATGATACCAGCTTTAACAATTGCTTTCTTTATGAGATCAGGACTTATGAATCTGGCTATGCCAGTTATGTATAGTTTACCTCTAGATTTCGTAGATGAAAATCAAAGAGCTCCTTTGTCAGGAGTTATGGCACTATTTAGTTCTGGTACTCGTGCATTATCATCTTTCATAGCTGGTTATATCATGGCTATACCTGCTTTTAATATGGGTAAATTCTTATTCGATGGATATAGAATTCCATATTATGTAGCTGCAGTATTATATACAATAGCAACAATCATATTAATCAAAACTTATGTTAAGAAATACAATAAACCAGTTAGCAAAGACTATGAAGCTCAACAAGCTGCTTAATTTTAAACAGGCATGAGTTAATAAACACTCATGCCTGTTCTAGTATATATAGTATTTTCTCTAAACGATGTAGCTTTATCCTCAAAAAATACTGTAACCGTTACTAATATGATTATAAGTAGGCTTATGATTATAATCATAGTAGGAGCAAACCTTTTCCTATTTCCTAATTTTTCTTTTCTTTTAATTCTCTTTTTAGCATCTGCAAAATTTATTACTTTTCCCACAAAACCCCCTCCATAGTACTCCTTATATTTTAATTATATCAAAAAGTACGAAAATTCAAAACTTTTCCTTCGGTTAACCCCTATTACTTCTATAAAATCCCATTGTTTAATACTATTGTGAATTACTCCCCAATAACTTCTTTTATTGCTTTTTTTATAACATCATAGCTAAATCCTTTATAGGACAGATGATATGATAACTTTTGATATATTTTTCTTTTATCTGTATCTTTTATTTTTTTTATTTTTTTATGTGCTAAATATACTGCATTTTCATACTCTTCTTCTTCTTTTACTTCTTCTTCTATCACTTTATTTATAATTTTTTTATCTATTTTCTTTCTCTTCAAATCATATATAATCCTGTTTTTACCATATTTTTTTGACCTTTTTTTAGACTTAGTTAAATATTTAGCCATTTCTGTATCATTAAGCATTTTATATTCTTTTAGCTTTTCTATCACTTTGTCAACTATATGTTCTTCATAACCCCTATTAATAAGCTTATATCTTAACTGATTTTCACTCTGCATAGCTTTACTTAAAATTTGATACGCTTTTGCTTTGGCACTTATATATAGTTCTTCATTGATTATTTCTCTTAATTCTTCTTCTTCTACTATTGAACCTTCTTGCAGTCCTAATTTATAAACAACTTCCTTAAATGTTCCCATAAAGAACCCATTATTTATATATATGTTAACTCTATTAGTATTATTTTTCTGTTCTTCTATATTAGTTATAATTACCACTATTAACCCTCTTCTCTGTATTATTTCTTATATAATAACATAATTGAAATAAATCAAAAAGTAAAATAACCCACAATAATTTGCGGGTTACAGTAATTTCAAAACAATATAATCTCATATTGATATATTCATTTTCTATCGTTAAACCATAAATACTATTCCAAATACAATTATTATACTCGCAATACTAAAATATAATTTCATAATCTCGGTAAGGAATCTTGTTTTTACTCTTTTTTTATACTCTTCATATTCTTTACCATATACCCTTGCTAACAACGTTTTTTCTTCTACTATTCCATTTATGACTTGTACTATTACAATTAGCATAAATACACTGGCACCATATAATGACCTTAATGAAAAAAATAAACCTAACCACATTAACATAAGAGTTCCATACATTGGATGTCTTACTCTACCATAATGTCCTGTTGTCATTAACTTAGGTATTTCATTAGATTGATTATTATTTTCTGAATATGATTGTTCATATATTTCTAAAAGATTTAATATAGCTGTTATAAAAAACATCAATCCAAATGAATAGTGAATTATATCAAATATATTAATTCGATATGGAACTATATCTACATAGAGATTAACAGTTCTCCATAAAGTTAAATCAGGTAAAAAGTTTTGTAGATGTTTAATTCCCCAATAAAATAATGAAAAAAATATTAAACTACTAAACACGATTATTTTTTTATGTTTTTGACTTTCCCCCATTTATTGCCCCTCCTATTAATTTATTACAGTGTATTCATTGTTATAAGTGTTGACCTGCTTCTTAGATTATTATCATCTGAATTATATTTTAGCAAACCAACATTTTTTATGTTTAACTCATTGTTAATTATTTATTATATCTATGTAAGTTTATACATTTTTTAACACATAAAAAAGAACAGCATACTCTTTATATACACTGTTCCTTTAAAAGTCCTTTTACATTTAATCATAACATTATTTAATTTCCCCTATAATCAATGTCGTATTCTTTACATTTCGATTTTATGATACTAATTAAACTCTCTGTATTTTCTATATTTGTTAAAGGGTAGTTAGATACCAATGTAAACGTTTTATTAAATAAATTAATTGATTCACTATAATAAATTTTAACAACTATATTACATAATAAAGTCAACTTCGTCTCTTTATTAGGGAAGAACAAAATCAACTAAAGCAGATTTTTTAGTTAGTAGTTCGTTGTTAGTAGTTAATAGCTTTAATTCAATTCTTGAGGGGACTTTGTCAGAACTAGAATTGATAATTTAGAAACTCATCTATTGTATTTGGAGTTGGTATTTTCATAAGTTCTTCATTTTTTAAATCTTCGTAGGTAAATACAAACACGTAATTATCAACTATATAATGCTCTAGTCCTTTATATTCATGAAGTTCCACTTCTTCAAATGGATGTTTATTAACTTTTTTATAATATAAGTTGAAATCTAAAAGATATTCATTTCTTTCCTTTATTTTAGAACTCAAAACATCCAAAAACTTCTTTTTTGGGTCCTCAATATATAATTCTTGAATCTGTTCTCTGATATTCATCTGATATATAACCGGTGAAATATTCTTAGTTATTGTATCTAGTAATAATATCTCTTCTTCTTGAAGACTATCTTTCGTTTTTAACACAACTAAGTAACCTAAAGGATAGCTTTCGTAACTCAAGCTATAATTTTCTACTATTATAGGAGATATTACTGTACAATTTGTTTTTCCAAATCCTTTATATAGTTCTTCATTAAAATATTGTATACAACTAGATTCTGTAAAATCATAAATAGTCTCTCCTGAAAAAGTATCTTCCCAATGTTTGTTTATACTAAATTGATAGTTCCTTAATTCTACACCCTTACTGTCTTTAATTTTATATACTTTCTCATTATCCCTTAATGCTATAAAAGCTTTTTTTATACCAAATGATATGTTAAGTGCCTTTAATGTCAATTCAAACAACTCGTCTATACTAGTACAATGATTAATATTGTTAACTAATTTATTTAAGTTAACTAATGTTTTAAACTTCTTTTCGATAATTTTCTTTTGTTGCTTTATTTCTTCAAATAACATTGCATTTGATAATGCTATATAAGTAAAGGAAGCCAACGTCTCAATTAATTCAAAAATTGATTGTTTATAGGTTGAATTAGTAACCGGTTCACTCAATGTAACTAATCCCAATAACTTTTCTTTAACTAGTAAAATAATATATTTTGCGTCTAAATTTAATAACTCTTCCCAATTAATAAATAAAGATTTTATTATTTCAATATCTTCATTAATATCTAAAACTATCTTATTATCTGTATAACTATTTGAGTTAAACTTCAATTCTGTAAAATATTTAGAAAAGGTTGAAACATTTCTATATCCCTTAATCTGTATTGTATTAGTTGTATCATTATATATCCCAAATGATGTTACTTTGCTACTTGTTATCTCTCCAAATACATCAGTTGCAATAGTATATAAGTTTTCTAAGTTTAATTCTGATAGAAGCATTTTGGAACTCTGATTTATTGCAAACAAATTAAATATTTTTTCATCTAGTTCATTATTTTTAGTTTTTAATTCAGAAAAAATTTTACTGTTTTCTAAAGAGTTATTAAAAAGTCTCATAAGGGTCTTGGCAATTACATAATCAGACTCATCACATTCTCCTATTGCCTTCCCGTCTGAGACAATAAATCCATAGAGTTTATCATCAATTATTAAAGGTATTACTAAACGTATTCGGAATTTTCTTATAAACTCTGGACTAAAATATTGTTGTAGGTTTGTAGTAATTATAGTTCCATGTAAAGTAGCTATCAATTGAATTTTTGAGTCATTTTCAACGCTATAACTATCTATACTATAATTTCTTCTATTTTTTAGCACAAAGTTATCATCCTCTGAAATAAAAAGAGCAGAAGATTTAAGAGTTAATATCTCATTAGCAAATTCAAATGCGAAATTACTAAGTTGCTCTAAATCAAACCTTTGAGTAAAAAAGTCAATAGCTTGTAATAATGCCTCATATCTATATAATTTGCTAGTAATAGAGCTATCAATATTTGACATATACAAAATAGCCACCCCTTAATCAAAATGTATCGTATTATTTTCAATAAAGAACGTTCCATTAGTTATATTCTTAATTATCTTTTGAACATTTTTTATTTGAATAAAAGTCTTTGGATAAGCTTTCTTTAAAATTGATACTTCTCCTTCTCCTTTTGACTTCAAATATTCCATCAATATTTTTCTTCTTTCTTCGAGTTCCGATATCTTATTCAGTAATTTTTCATTAGAATCTAGATAGTATTTATATTCATCCATTTCTTTCACATCATCTGGATTTAATAATGAATTTTCATATATAGATAACGTACGATTATTCTTTTCCAGTTGTACTAGTAGCTCTTTATACTCTAATAAAATTTCATTCAATTCTTTGCTTATTGCTTCTCGATTAAAGCCAGTTACATTCAATACCGTTTTTTTCTCTGCTATATTACCTACAGTTGGAGTAACTAACTTAGCCTTAGCACTAAGTTGTCCACCAATAATTTTTCCTTTTTTAGAATTAACAATTATATGTTTAGCTGTAATTTTACTATCAATTGCATAAAAGCCTATATTCACATTATCTTTGCAAGATATAGTACAACTATTAGCATATTTTACATAAATATTTTTTCCTGCTTCAACTAATGTCTTATTTTTACCCGAAACCCCTCCCTTTATATAAACATCTCCATCTTTAGATACTATTTTATCTACTGCTCCAATGCCCATTGTACCAAGGATAGATATATCTTTTTCAGCAATTACACTAAAGCCATCATGCACTATACCCTTAACAGTTACATATCCGTTAAATGCTATATTACCTGTCTCATATCCTACGTCACCAGGAATTATAAGATGGTCTAGGACGCAAATTTTCCCATGTTTAAACTCCACTACCCCATCTTTATCCGCTATTAAAACTTGCTTATTTCCTTGCTTTATACACTTTACAGAATTCTTATCATATCTCAGTAGCTTGTCCTTGCCTTTTTTAGGTGGCAAAACTTCTCCTTTGACATTAGTTCCTGGAATTCCTGTTGTCAGTAAAATTTTCTCACCTAGCCAATCTCCTTTTTTAACCTGTTGTATTAAATTAATTTCATAATAATCAGCTGTTCCATCTTCTCTTATAGTTGGTTGAGGCTCTGGTATATCTATATATTTTACAACTGCATCTTCTCCATCTGTCGGAAGTGTACCTTCAGCAACAACTACTTCCTTTAATGGCCTTAATTCATTGTTTAAAACGTTAAATTTTAGTCCTTGAGTTACCCCTTTTTCTTTTAATGTTGTTAATACTTTATAAACTATATCCTTTTTATTACTTTCAAACTTTTCTTTTGTTATATTTAGTTTTACAGTAGCTCTCATATTATCTGAAGATATTTTCACTTCTACAATTGGTTTCAATACACCTATTTCAACCGGCTCAATAGTACCTTTTTCTAATGCCTGTCTTAGGTTTAAAAATTTCGTTATTGATATTCTAGGGTGTTTGTCTAGAATACTATTAAAATCTTGCATACGATATCCTATACGAATTATATCTATAAACACCTTGTTGTTTAGTGTTTTTAAAGTAAAATAGTCATTTCTAAATAATTCCATAAAACAATCCTCCTGCTAAGGAATAAACAGTACTCTCATGTAATAGTTATATTCTATATAATTAATGTTAAAAGAATATAATATAATAGTAAACAATGTGATAAGTCTTCATTTCAGCAAGTTGTTATATTCACATTTTCTTAATGTTTATCGGATTATTTTTTTAATTTCTTTATTAGTTTACTGAAATTTAAAACAAGCTTATTGCAAAAAACATGCAGTGTTACTGCATGTTTGTAAATAAATTAAGTATATATATCTATAAGTAATCCTTCTATTTCACCAACTAGCTTTAAAATGTTTAATCCCTTTTTTTCTTTACTAAGAACTTCGTCCGTAAGTTGTATTAGTTTTTCATCTACCTTTTTTACTATCTTGAGTATTTTTGTGCGTCCTCCCCGCCTAAATCCACCTTGCTTTTCAAGTCTTAAACTATATTCCATAGCTTCCTTTTTAAATTCTCTAATCATCTTTTTATATCTCAATAAGTTATCTACTGTACGTTTTTCTACTAAATCTTTACCTAAACTCCTTATATCTTCAATTAATTTATTAAGTTTTTCTAAAGTTTGCTTATCCCTTTTTTTAGTCAGAAGCTCTGTAAACATTATACTGTCAGTATCAATATTTTCCTTCCCTTTTATCTTTTCAACGTTTACATTCTGAACTTTATTTATCTTCAAACCTATCACACCCATCTAATCTTTAATACTTATAGATTCGTCTCTATGTCATCTAACATTAGTAAAATTTCAGCGATAACTGAATAAAGCTGTGGAGGAATATTCTCTCCTAAGTCCATTTCAATGAGATTAGAAATTAAGCTTGTATTATCTTGTAGAGGTATATTGCTCTTTTTTGCAAGTTCAATAATTTTATCTGCTATTTCCTCTTTATCTGTATCTACTATTTCAGTAATGTCACTATTATTCTGACTATAATCTGGATACATCATATTCTTAAATCAAATCCTTTCCCATCAAAATTAAACTTAACTTTTTCTGTTTGCACTTTATTTTCTTCTGGGAGTTCTTCTAAATTTTTCAGTGGTGCGAAATTACATCCTACAACCTTGTATCCTATACTCTCTAGACTATCCTTAAATCTGTCAATAAATGGCTGCATTTGATACCTTACATCTTTACTATCATTTTTTACTGTTATTGAAATATTTCCTTTATTTGCAGATAAGAGGATACCTGTTTCTCCTAATTTTTTAGTTTCTATTAAGAAATATAAAGTAGAATTTTCCCAATCAATTTTACCTCTTTCTTGCTTTGAATTAATAAATAGCTTTAAATTTTCAAGCTTTGATTCTATATTAACTGGTATATTAAAATACATATTTTGCTGAGATTGTTCTCCTTCATTTTTACTTAATAACTGCTGTCCTGTAAGATTGTCTAATATCCTCATAACTTTATTATCAACATCTATTTTACTATTTTCGTTGTTTTTCATAAGCTCTAGTAAAGTTGCTTTTATATTTTTTTGTATATCTTCCTTAGACAATTCTTCATATCCACTGGTCATACTTCGTGCTACTTCACTATCATAATTTAATCCTAATCTTCTAAACATCTCAT
The window above is part of the Caldisalinibacter kiritimatiensis genome. Proteins encoded here:
- a CDS encoding MFS transporter; this encodes MEAIKSYLNDLKKASKNAKLFMLTNILYGILLGATWTGLGIVIENSFSPAVLGTAFAMHTLGMAVASVPVGTGANKFGYKPVLMAGTIIGSLCLILNGFINNVIILYVLNFIFGLSQGVYEVLPAPCITANTGEKERSSIMSVMYGLYWLAVVIITKTSGNLVEFFQSKYGVSELVAYKYYTFAAAIIGALGIFSILAMDEVKDKNKVNINTKKSSFIEDFKMVANKEVILYLVYMGFIGLGAGLFCPFFANFFKNGLKLDPTTVGNILSVQYFAMVIGMFICPLLVKKLGRVVTLGGASLASVPFMLIIVNSDQFGSAMIPALTIAFFMRSGLMNLAMPVMYSLPLDFVDENQRAPLSGVMALFSSGTRALSSFIAGYIMAIPAFNMGKFLFDGYRIPYYVAAVLYTIATIILIKTYVKKYNKPVSKDYEAQQAA
- a CDS encoding regulatory protein RecX; translation: MVIITNIEEQKNNTNRVNIYINNGFFMGTFKEVVYKLGLQEGSIVEEEELREIINEELYISAKAKAYQILSKAMQSENQLRYKLINRGYEEHIVDKVIEKLKEYKMLNDTEMAKYLTKSKKRSKKYGKNRIIYDLKRKKIDKKIINKVIEEEVKEEEEYENAVYLAHKKIKKIKDTDKRKIYQKLSYHLSYKGFSYDVIKKAIKEVIGE
- a CDS encoding methyltransferase family protein, which gives rise to MGESQKHKKIIVFSSLIFFSLFYWGIKHLQNFLPDLTLWRTVNLYVDIVPYRINIFDIIHYSFGLMFFITAILNLLEIYEQSYSENNNQSNEIPKLMTTGHYGRVRHPMYGTLMLMWLGLFFSLRSLYGASVFMLIVIVQVINGIVEEKTLLARVYGKEYEEYKKRVKTRFLTEIMKLYFSIASIIIVFGIVFMV
- a CDS encoding GAF domain-containing protein, which produces MSNIDSSITSKLYRYEALLQAIDFFTQRFDLEQLSNFAFEFANEILTLKSSALFISEDDNFVLKNRRNYSIDSYSVENDSKIQLIATLHGTIITTNLQQYFSPEFIRKFRIRLVIPLIIDDKLYGFIVSDGKAIGECDESDYVIAKTLMRLFNNSLENSKIFSELKTKNNELDEKIFNLFAINQSSKMLLSELNLENLYTIATDVFGEITSSKVTSFGIYNDTTNTIQIKGYRNVSTFSKYFTELKFNSNSYTDNKIVLDINEDIEIIKSLFINWEELLNLDAKYIILLVKEKLLGLVTLSEPVTNSTYKQSIFELIETLASFTYIALSNAMLFEEIKQQKKIIEKKFKTLVNLNKLVNNINHCTSIDELFELTLKALNISFGIKKAFIALRDNEKVYKIKDSKGVELRNYQFSINKHWEDTFSGETIYDFTESSCIQYFNEELYKGFGKTNCTVISPIIVENYSLSYESYPLGYLVVLKTKDSLQEEEILLLDTITKNISPVIYQMNIREQIQELYIEDPKKKFLDVLSSKIKERNEYLLDFNLYYKKVNKHPFEEVELHEYKGLEHYIVDNYVFVFTYEDLKNEELMKIPTPNTIDEFLNYQF
- a CDS encoding FapA family protein; this translates as MELFRNDYFTLKTLNNKVFIDIIRIGYRMQDFNSILDKHPRISITKFLNLRQALEKGTIEPVEIGVLKPIVEVKISSDNMRATVKLNITKEKFESNKKDIVYKVLTTLKEKGVTQGLKFNVLNNELRPLKEVVVAEGTLPTDGEDAVVKYIDIPEPQPTIREDGTADYYEINLIQQVKKGDWLGEKILLTTGIPGTNVKGEVLPPKKGKDKLLRYDKNSVKCIKQGNKQVLIADKDGVVEFKHGKICVLDHLIIPGDVGYETGNIAFNGYVTVKGIVHDGFSVIAEKDISILGTMGIGAVDKIVSKDGDVYIKGGVSGKNKTLVEAGKNIYVKYANSCTISCKDNVNIGFYAIDSKITAKHIIVNSKKGKIIGGQLSAKAKLVTPTVGNIAEKKTVLNVTGFNREAISKELNEILLEYKELLVQLEKNNRTLSIYENSLLNPDDVKEMDEYKYYLDSNEKLLNKISELEERRKILMEYLKSKGEGEVSILKKAYPKTFIQIKNVQKIIKNITNGTFFIENNTIHFD
- a CDS encoding YaaR family protein, whose product is MKINKVQNVNVEKIKGKENIDTDSIMFTELLTKKRDKQTLEKLNKLIEDIRSLGKDLVEKRTVDNLLRYKKMIREFKKEAMEYSLRLEKQGGFRRGGRTKILKIVKKVDEKLIQLTDEVLSKEKKGLNILKLVGEIEGLLIDIYT
- a CDS encoding EscU/YscU/HrcU family type III secretion system export apparatus switch protein gives rise to the protein MMYPDYSQNNSDITEIVDTDKEEIADKIIELAKKSNIPLQDNTSLISNLIEMDLGENIPPQLYSVIAEILLMLDDIETNL